One Cryptomeria japonica chromosome 9, Sugi_1.0, whole genome shotgun sequence genomic window carries:
- the LOC131042603 gene encoding uncharacterized protein LOC131042603 → MTENGCLWNTCKANLEGTIVKLQKKLNETKILAHDNQAKIRREKAELEDNFNQSINDTKLLKEKLAEDRHAWDTYLWSQLGQEKNELEKTLKGLQNELDEIKILRIKDQELCNVLREENNRLGNKLKQSNDRIGKLNTKFKEAELLWVRNKDHLESRLADVQYEKETLIQEYRALWAHLRDEKYELEDKVTECSDKNKELHKQMREDCRFWEACKAKFEDSAAGLQNNFNQSISETEQLKEKLVTCKGEFEVTIAKLQNEVNEVRMLSHKHEDLCSQSEHKKYELEKAFIRVKNELDETNILRQKDQELRNVLREENNRLENNLKECNDRIRELNRKIKENERLWITNKADFENKVAGLQPEKGILSQEYNFLWAHLTDEKDELENNLRECNDRNKEFHAQMREDCRLWEARKENFEDSIAGLQNKLDLMTNEGRILSQEYVELCIECEFLKAQLGDYNDILSSMEDETWNLISLSESNAKTVEALQTQVQLITHEQTHLSKKNEELTTENESLKLKLEELTSENEGYSLRSTSASREEALIQENGLLKQQVHELQNGFPLMKDYEGVSTDDMLDSASRERQLLTSLSETTDKLMEDFIIENRTVKQEAFQLDQENQQLQKDILSKKSLLHTKDGKIGDLNAKMTDLKNAIEVLEEIGRKNTKVLKENGGVREEQVKRKESEEKRKECSGKVSW, encoded by the exons atgactgAAAATGGTTGCCTTTGGAATACTTGTAAGGCGAATTTAGAAGGTACAATAGTAAAGCTACAGAAAAAACTTAATGAAACAAAGATTCTGGCCCATGATAATCAAGCCAAAATAAGGAGAGAAAAAGCTGAGTTGGAAGATAATTttaatcaatccattaatgatacTAAACTATTAAAGGAAAAATTGGCTGAAGATAGGCACGCGTGGGATACTT ATTTGTGGTCTCAATTAGGACAAGAAAAAAATGAGTTGGAAAAGACTCTTAAAGGGCTACAAAATGAACTCGATGAAATTAAGATTTTGAGAATAAAAGACCAGGAGCTGTGTAATGTGCTAAGAGAAGAAAACAATCGTTTAGGAAATAaattgaaacaaagcaatgacaggattggtaaattaaatacaaaatttaaaGAAGCGGAGCTATTGTGGGTTCGTAATAAGGACCATTTGGAAAGCAGACTTGCGGATGTGCAGTATGAGAAAGAGACATTGATCCAGGAATATAGAGCTCTGTGGGCCCATTTAAGAGATGAAAAATATGAGTTGGAAGACAAAGTGACAGAATGCAGTGATAAGAATAAGGAATTGCATAAACAGATGAGAGAAGATTGCCGCTTTTGGGAAGCTTGTAAGGCAAAATTTGAAGACTCTGCTGCAGGGCTACAAAATAATTTTAATCAATCCATTAGTGAAACTGAACAATTAAAGGAAAAATTGGTTACTTGTAAGGGAGAATTTGAAGTTACAATTGCAAAACTGCAAAATGAGGTTAATGAAGTGAGAATGTTAAGCCATAAGCATGAGGATTTGTGCTCTCAATCAGAACATAAAAAATATGAGCTGGAAAAGGCTTTTATACGGGTAAAAAATGAGCTTGATGAAACAAATATTCTGAGACAAAAAGACCAAGAACTGCGTAATGTGCTAAGAGAAGAGAATAATCGGTTAGAAAATAACTTGAAAGAATGCAATGATAGGATTCGGGaattaaatagaaaaattaaagaaaatgagcGGTTGTGGATTACTAATAAGGCTGATTTTGAAAACAAAGTTGCAGGTCTGCAGCCTGAGAAAGGGATATTGAGCCAGGAATATAATTTTCTGTGGGCCCATTTAACAGATGAAAAAGATGAGTTGGAAAACAATTTGAGAGAATGCAACGATAGGAATAAGGAATTTCATGCGCAGATGAGAGAAGATTGCCGCTTGTGGGAAGCTCgtaaggaaaattttgaagattCTATTGCAGGGCTGCAAAATAAGCTTGATTTGATGACTAATGAAGGAAGAATTTTGAGCCAGGAATACGTAGAGTTGTGCATTGAATGTGAATTTTTGAAGGCACAGCTGGGAGATTATAATGATATACTAAGCTCTATGGAAGATGAAACATGGAACCTAATCTCTCTCTCAGAAAGCAATGCAAAGACAGTGGAAGCTTTGCAAACTCAAGTGCAATTGATCACCCATGAACAAACACATTTGAGCAAGAAAAATGAAGAACTGACTACAGAAAATGAATCTCTGAAATTGAAATTGGAAGAACTGACTTCTGAAAATGAGGGGTACTCACTTAGATCTACGTCAGCAAGCAGGGAGGAGGCTTTGATTCAAGAAAATGGTTTATTGAAACAACAAGTCCATGAGCTTCAAAATGGGTTTCCACTGATGAAAGATTATGAAGGGGTTTCCACTGATGATATGCTCGACTCAGCATCACGGGAGAGGCAATTACTCACATCTCTATCAGAAACCACTGATAAACTGATGGAAGATTTCATTATAGAGAATAGAACAGTGAAACAGGAAGCCTTTCAACTTGATCAAGAAAACCAACAATTACAAAAGGACATATTGAGTAAAAAGTCATTACTTCACACAAAAGATGGCAAAATTGGAGATTTGAATGCAAAAATGACTGATCTTAAGAATGCGATTGAAGTGTTGGAAGAGATTGGAAGAAAAAATACTAAAGTACTGAAAGAAAATGGAGGTGTAAGGGAAGAGCAAGTGAAGAGAAAGGAAAGCGAGGAGAAAAGGAAGGAGTGTAGTGGGAAGGTTTCTTGGTAA